The following proteins come from a genomic window of Liolophura sinensis isolate JHLJ2023 chromosome 13, CUHK_Ljap_v2, whole genome shotgun sequence:
- the LOC135480838 gene encoding uncharacterized protein K02A2.6-like codes for MCRSKSAHAICEDNHNTETDTEDNVVCLGTVNKTENNENEASAKTEIGSTGKTLRCKLDTGAQVDCIPTETCKSLLSCEVPLQTLVLPKLSGYGGNQLKVTGKCTVPCRYKNITQKLEFVVVDSPAKPFLGFNACKLLHLVKVVLTIDQSITNQFLTKESVVKENKDIFTELGCLPGKAKIRLKDNALPVVHAPRRVPVALRDRVKNELKGMETMGVIRAIGEPTEKVSSIGAVVKKDNTLPICIDPKDLNENIMREHYQLPTLEDITNKLAGAKYVSRLDAKSGYWQIQLDDKSSKLTTFNFPLAGLATATAPIRGLLKEDIEWAWDANCDKAFEQVKSIITRTPGPVSAYYDVTKDVTLQVDASKSGLGAVILQEGKPVAYASGALTPTQQNYAQIEKEMLAIQFGCEKFHSYIYGKQVTVHSDHKPLEIIMRKPLASAPPRLQRMMLRLQLYDLNVVFRPGKEIPIADTLSRNYKSGHDAHEDPTLEKHVHAVFERIPVTDQKLEKIKSETQKDQTLIKLKSVIQRGCPQSKQQVDADLRKFWHVRDELTVLNGIVFKSDKIVIPTSLHVDMLQRIHTGHFGMELCKRRAREFLYWPHMCSQIEDYVNRCSTCLEHRSSLPKEPMMSPPIPNRPWKLLATDLFEWHNRNYVIVADYYSHYFEISLLLNITANSVISHMKLIFARHGICEELISDNGSQYTSAQFR; via the exons ATGTGTAGGTCTAAATCAGCTCATGCTATTTGTGAAGATAATCATAATACAGAGACTGACACTGAAGACAATGTGGTATGTTTAGGAACagttaacaaaactgaaaacaacgaAAATGAAGCTTCTGCAAAGACTGAAATAGGAAGCACAGGCAAAACTCTCAGGTGTAAACTGGATACTGGAGCACAGGTAGACTGCATTCCCacagaaacatgcaaaagtCTACTGTCATGCGAAGTACCTCTACAAACACTCGTTCTCCCCAAGTTGTCAGGATATGGTGGTAATCAGCTCAAAGTCACAGGTAAATGCACGGTACCATGCAGGTACAAAAACATCACTCAGAAATTAGAGTTTGTAGTTGTGGATAGCCCAGCGAAACCCTTCCTAGGTTTCAACGCCTGTAAGCTGTTACACCTGGTGAAAGTGGTTTTGACAATTGATCAATCAATCACAAATCAGTTTTTGACTAAAGAATCAGTGGTCAAGGAGAACAAGGATATCTTCACAGAGCTTGGTTGTCTTCCAGGAAAAGCCAAAATTAGACTTAAAGACAACGCACTACCAGTTGTACACGCACCACGGCGTGTCCCCGTAGCATTAAGGGATCGTgtcaaaaatgaactaaaagGTATGGAGACAATGGGCGTTATCAGAGCCATTGGCGAGCCCACAGAAAAGGTAAGCTCAATAGGGGCCGTCGTGAAAAAAGACAACACACTGCCGATATGTATCGACCCGAaggatttaaatgaaaacataatgcGAGAGCACTATCAACTTCCTACATTGGAGGACATAACAAATAAGCTGGCAGGTGCGAAGTACGTCAGTCGGCTCGACGCAAAATCCGGGTACTGGCAGATCCAGCTAGATGATAAAAGTAGTAAACTCACAACATTTAACTTTCCCTTGGCAG GACTTGCCACAGCAACAGCTCCAATAAGAGGACTCTTAAAAGAAGATATTGAGTGGGCATGGGACGCAAATTGTGACAAAGCATTTGAACAGGTGAAATCCATCATCACGCGAACACCAGGACCGGTGTCAGCATACTATGACGTCACCAAGGACGTCACCCTCCAAGTAGACGCATCAAAATCAGGCCTTGGCGCAGTCATTCTTCAAGAAGGCAAACCAGTTGCCTATGCCTCAGGAGCACTTACGCCGACACAGCAAAACTATGCACagatagaaaaagaaatgttggcaATTCAGTTTGGGTGTGAGAAGTTTCATTCTTATATCTATGGAAaacaagtgacagtacacagTGATCACAAGCCGCTTGAGATAATCATGCGCAAACCACTGGCTTCAGCACCACCCAGACTACAGCGCATGATGCTGCGCTTACAGCTCTACGATTTGAACGTAGTTTTTCGTCCCGGAAAGGAAATTCCGATTGCGGACACACTGTCGAGAAATTACAAATCTGGACATGACGCACATGAAGATCCAACCCTGGAAAAGCACGTTCATGCAGTATTTGAACGGATCCCAGTAACTGatcaaaaactggaaaaaataaaatcgGAAACACAGAAGGATCAAACTCTCATCAAACTTAAATCTGTCATTCAGAGAGGCTGTCCACAGTCTAAACAACAAGTGGACGCTGATTTGAGAAAATTCTGGCATGTGCGAGACGAACTGACTGTTTTGAACGGCATAGTgttcaaaagtgacaaaattgtgaTTCCAACATCATTGCATGTCGACATGCTGCAACGGATACATACAGGACATTTCGGCATGGAACTTTGCAAACGACGTGCTAGAGAATTTCTCTACTGGCCGCACATGTGTTCACAAATTGAGGACTATGTGAACAGATGTAGCACATGCCTTGAACACAGATCCTCCCTACCGAAGGAACCGATGATGTCACCGCCGATACCAAACAGGCCATGGAAATTGTTAGCCACAGACCTGTTTGAGTGGCACAACCGTAACTATGTCATTGTGGCTGATTATTATAGTCACTATTTTGAGATCAGCCTGTTACTTAATATCACCGCCAACAGTGTCATCAGTCACATGAAATTAATCTTTGCCCGGCACGGCATATGTGAAGAACTGATATCTGACAATGGAAGCCAATACACATCTGCACAATTCAGATGA